The sequence AGGCGGCCGGCGAGGGCCATGGCCAGCGCGACGACCGGGAAGGCGAGCGCCCCCAGCGCGCCCGGCGCCAGGTAACCCAGTCCGAGGCCCCCGCCGGACAGGACGGCTCCGGACACGAGCAGCGCCCAGCCACGGGCGGTGGGGCGGAGGGTGCCGCCGGCCACGGCCTAGCCGTTCCCCTGCGCGGCCGGGACGGGGACTTCGGCCAGGACGCCGTCCAGCAGCTCCGCGGTCTCCGCCGCGCCGGCGGCGCCCGAGAGCGGCACCAGCCGATGCGCCCAGACCGGCCCCGCCAGGGCCTTGACGTCGTCCGGGGTGACATACCCCCGGCCGTCGGCCAGCGCGTAGATCCGCGCCGTCCGGCACAGCGCGATGGAGCCCCGCAGGGAGACACCGGCCCGCAGGTGCGGATGCCGCCGGGTGCGCTGGGCCAGCCGCAGGACGTACTGGTGGACGGAATCGGCGACCGCGACCCGGTCGGCGGCCGCGCCGAGCCGCGCCATCTCCTCGCCGATCAGCACCGGGGCCAGGTCCTCGGGATCGGCCAAGGCCGAGCCGCGCAGCAGCGACAGCTCCGCCTCCTCCCCCGGGTATCCCAGCGACAGCCGCATCAGGAAGCGGTCGAGCTGCGCCTCGGGCAGCGGGAACGTCCCCTCCAGGTCGATGGGGTTCTGCGTCGCCACCACGAGGAACGGACGCGGCACCGGGTGCGCCTGCCCGTCCACGGTGATCTGGCCTTCCTGCATCACCTCGAGCAGCGCCGACTGCGTCTTCGGCGAGGTCCGGTTGACCTCGTCCACGATGACGACGTTGGCGAACACCGGGCCCGGATGGAACTCGAACTCGCGGCTCCGCTCATTGAAGATCGTCACTCCGGTGACGTCGGACGGCAGCAGGTCGGGGGTGCACTGCACGCGGCCGATCTTCCCGCCGGTCACCGCCGCCAGGGCGCGCGCCATGGTCGTCTTGCCCATGCCGGGCAGGTCCTCCAGCAGGACGTGCCCGCCCGCGGCGAACGCGGTGAGGATCAGGCGCACCGTGGCGGGGTCGCAGCGTGCCGCCGACTGGATGCCGGAGGCCATCCGCTCGAAGGCGGCGGCGGCCAGCAGCGCCTCCTCGTCAGGCAGCGCGGACGTCGCGGTCGTGGTGCTCACTCATTACCCTTCTTAGCCGCAGTTGGCCCAGCCGGCCGAGGCGCTGGCGCCGGACGCGCCGCCCGAGTACCGGACGCAGTCGCCCGGCGCCTGGACGAAGACCGGTCCGGCGTAGTACTTGAACGTGCCGTTGTCGGAGGCGACCTTGCCGCCCGTCTGGCTCTGGAGGCGGACCCAGACGTTGGTGCCCTTGCCGATGTCCGCGGTCTTCATCGTGACCGCGCAGTTCTTCTTGGTGGTGGCGCTGTAGAGCTGGTAGATCCGCCCGCCCGTGAACGACGACGACCGCTGGACCTTGTAGTTGCCGCCCGCGGTCGCGTTGCAGACCTGCGCCGGTGTGTACGGGTTGCTGGTCTGAGTGGGCTTCGGCTTGGTCGGGGTGGGCTTGGGCGTGGTCGGCTTCGGCGTGGTCGGCCTGGGCGTGGTCGGCCTGGGCGTCGTCGGCCTAGGCGTGGAGGGCCTGGGCGTCGTCGGCCTGGGCGTGGTCGGCCTGGGCGTCGTCGGCCGGCTCGTGGGCGACGTGGTCCTGGTGGGCGACTTCGTCGTGGGGGCCGTCGTGGGCGTCCGTGAGGGCAGCCGAGGCGACGGGGTGCGCGAGCCGGGCGTCGCCGGAGGCCGAGGCGCTTCCGTACGGCCGGCCGGAGGGGGCGTTCCGGGTCTGCTGGACGGTGGCGTCTCGGGGGTCTTGGGAGAGGGCCTCGGGTCGAGCGGGTACGGGAAGACCGGATCGCCGGGCGGTGCCGGTACCGGAGGCGGGCTGCTCGCCCCGCCGCCCGGCTTGTCCGGGCGCTCTCCGCCCCGCCCCGGCCCGCCCGGGTACTTGCCGACCTTGCGGGCCACTCCGTCACCGCCGACGACCAGGGCGTCCGTGCTGCCCGGCGCGTTGACGAACAGGTTGCCCTCGCGGACCTGGAGCTCCATGTCTCCGCGCCCCGCCGGCATGGTCAGCATGCCGGTCTGCCGCCCCGCCGGCTCGAAGACCCGGACCTGCCCGGTCTCCCGCACGGGCAGGTACACCTTGCCGGCGAACGGCACGGCGGGCTCCTGGACGGGATCGGTCAGGGGGAACGACCGGACCGGGCCGCCCTTGCGCACGTCGCCCAGCGTGACCACCGAGCCCGCGCC is a genomic window of Actinomadura citrea containing:
- a CDS encoding AAA family ATPase, with the translated sequence MSTTTATSALPDEEALLAAAAFERMASGIQSAARCDPATVRLILTAFAAGGHVLLEDLPGMGKTTMARALAAVTGGKIGRVQCTPDLLPSDVTGVTIFNERSREFEFHPGPVFANVVIVDEVNRTSPKTQSALLEVMQEGQITVDGQAHPVPRPFLVVATQNPIDLEGTFPLPEAQLDRFLMRLSLGYPGEEAELSLLRGSALADPEDLAPVLIGEEMARLGAAADRVAVADSVHQYVLRLAQRTRRHPHLRAGVSLRGSIALCRTARIYALADGRGYVTPDDVKALAGPVWAHRLVPLSGAAGAAETAELLDGVLAEVPVPAAQGNG